The Bombus terrestris chromosome 9, iyBomTerr1.2, whole genome shotgun sequence genome contains a region encoding:
- the LOC100646115 gene encoding uncharacterized protein LOC100646115, translating into MMTYVREAQQYEKKIFYKYIKKCYVFCGGSMACTYVTATCFSLRPIVLPVSLPFDAEYPFPINYTSMYVIIYMHHACLCIQTAAHICVSSFGALLLWFTVARFECLAAELEKSTDIDALVVCVKKQLHLKRYAEEVFNSFRFLVLYAIGVATFGITLCFLMMLVNVPLFVKLQFIGVCVTVLMEIYLYAWPADYLKDMSIEAPQSIYNSTWYEQRLGMQKSLLNVLIYRRPLTLSIACIVPELSLRYYCSYLSNAFSIFTTLRVMITIVCSVKHVSLQTYQNRRDVPYTTAKIIPIHSNYELQRIVEEMIVCIKEAEQYEREIFYKYIKKCYVFCGCSIVCTYVTAVGFSLRPAILPVPFPFDVEYPFPVNYTSVYIIIYMQHVCVCFQSAAQICISSFGGLLLWFTAARFECLAVNLERSTDTDTLIDCVKKQLHLRRYGEEVLNNFRFMVLYAVGVATFALTLCCIMMIVDVPLFVKIQYIGACVTVLTEIYLYTWPADYLMDMSMGIPQSAYNSTWYDRRLEMQKNLLNMLTYQKPLVLSIRCVVPELSLRYYCSYLSNAFSIFTTLRVMIQN; encoded by the exons ATGATGACTTATGTTAGAGAAGCACAACAATACGAGAAAAAAATCTTCTACAAGTACATCAAGAAATGCTATGTTTTCTGCGGTGGTTCCATGGCATGTACGTATGTGACAGCGACTTGTTTCTCGTTACGACCTATAGTCTTGCCAGTTTCTCTCCCATTTGATGCGGAGTATCCATTTCCTATCAATTATACATCAATGTATGTTATCATATATATGCACCATGCTTGCCTTTGTATTCAAACCGCTGCACACATATGCGTAAGCTCATTTGGGGCGCTTTTACTTTGGTTTACGGTAGCGAGATTTGAGTGTTTAGCCGCGGAATTGGAGAAGAGCACAGACATTGATGCGTTGGTTGTTTGCGTAAAGAAACAACTACATTTAAAAAG ATACGCGGAAGAAGTGTTTAATAGTTTTCGATTTTTGGTACTGTATGCCATTGGAGTAGCCACGTTTGGTATTACTCTGTGTTTTCTTATGATGCTTGTA aatGTACCTCTATTTGTGAAACTACAGTTTATAGGCGTATGTGTCACTGTACTTATGGAAATTTACTTGTACGCGTGGCCAGCTGATTATTTGAAAGATATG AGTATTGAAGCTCCACAAAGTATATATAATTCAACATGGTATGAACAGAGATTGGGAATGCAGAAAAGTCTACTGAATGTGTTAATATATCGACGACCCCTAACGCTTTCAATCGCATGTATAGTACCAGAGCTCTCTTTGCGTTACTACTGTTCG taCCTATCAAATGCCTTCTCCATCTTCACTACTTTGCGCGTTATGATA ACTATTGTATGCAGCGTCAAACACGTGTCTTTACAG acCTATCAAAATCGACGTGACGTCCCCTATACTACAGCCAAAATTATACCAATTCATTCTAACTATGAGTTACAGCGTATAGTCGAGGAAATGATAGTTTGTATCAAAGAAGCGGAACAATATGAACGAGAAATTTTCTACAAGTACATCAAGAAATGCTATGTTTTCTGCGGTTGTTCCATAGTATGTACGTATGTGACTGCGGTTGGTTTTTCATTACGACCTGCAATTTTGCCAGTTCCTTTCCCATTTGATGTGGAATATCCGTTTCCTGTAAATTATACATCAGTATACATTATCATATATATGCAACATGTTTGCGTTTGTTTTCAATCCGCTGCGCAAATATGCATAAGCTCGTTTGGAGGGCTTTTACTTTGGTTTACGGCAGCGAGATTTGAGTGTTTGGCCGTGAATTTGGAGCGGAGCACAGACACTGATACATTGATCGATTGCGTTAAGAAACAATTACATTTAAGAAG ataCGGAGAAGAAGTGCTTAATAATTTTCGTTTTATGGTACTTTACGCTGTTGGAGTAGCCACGTTTGCTTTGACTTTGTGTTGTATTATGATGATTGTA GATGTACCTCTGTTCGTGAAGATACAGTATATAGGTGCATGTGTTACTGTACTTACGGAAATTTACTTATACACATGGCCAGCTGATTACTTGATGGATATG AGCATGGGCATCCCGCAAAGTGCATATAATTCAACCTGGTATGACCGGAGGTTAGAAATGCAGAAAAATCTACTGAACATGTTAACATATCAAAAACCATTAGTACTTTCCATAAGATGTGTAGTGCCAGAACTCTCATTGCGTTATTATTGTTCG TACCTGTCCAATGCCTTCTCCATCTTCACTACTTTGCGCGTCATGATACAGAATTAA
- the LOC110119586 gene encoding uncharacterized protein LOC110119586 encodes MSMFNVNIRQVLYIVELAGMFTCTWPIDPNSSKKQIFFRNIRWSFAILNVVFLTISLVFAIFHFRHDIPILMKTVSEVTALLEVLFDLILCRRNNAHLQVLTGKVKAFLEVASEHETKAIERYMDRYKQFLSVTAMGYITTAISFSLAPFFSAQELPADGWLPFSTESLGIYCMVYVNQVYCIFQTAFCIGVDFTIAVLFSFSAARLDILRMKLRHVNSSDILVSCIKEHQEIIGFVEDTKATVETLLFKTNATMGSAVICGAFPLIYNQSLAVMSQYLSFVVSGCTRLYVISWPADDLKESSVQFAKSITDVQWLGKPKDMKSSMLIMMQRSQKPLLIRMSGLLPPLTLEYFANFITTVSSYFMAMRSMIES; translated from the exons ATGAGCATGTTTAACGTGAACATTCGTCAAGTACTGTATATAGTGGAACTGGCTGGAATGTTCACGTGCACCTGGCCAATTGATCCGAATAGTAGTAAGAAACAAATCTTTTTTCGCAACATCCGATGGTCGTTTGCGATATTAAACGTTGTTTTTCTAACGATATCCTTGGTATTCGCTATCTTTCACTTCCGACACGATATACCTATTTTGATGAAAACTGTCTCCGAAGTAACAGCTCTGTTGGAGGTGCTCTTCGATTTGATTCTTTGTAGAAGGAATAACGCTCACCTACAG GTTCTGACAGGAAAAGTCAAAGCATTCCTAGAAGTGGCCAGTGAACATGAGACTAAGGCAATAGAAAGATACATGGATCGTTACAAGCAATTTCTCTCGGTAACTGCAATGGGATATATCACAACCGCGATCTCATTTAGTTTGGCGCCTTTCTTCTCGGCCCAAGAATTACCAGCAGATGGATGGCTTCCATTTTCCACCGAATCACTCGGAATATATTGCATGGTCTACGTTAACCAAGTTTACTGCATTTTTCAAACGGCATTCTGCATCGGCGTTGATTTCACGATCGCTGTTTTGTTCAGTTTCTCCGCAGCCAGACTAGACATACTAAGAATGAAACTACGGCACGTGAATAGCTCTGACATATTGGTAAGCTGTATCAAGGAACACCAAGAAATAATAGG ATTTGTGGAGGATACTAAAGCTACTGTTGAGACTTTATTATTCAAAACGAACGCCACGATGGGAAGCGCTGTGATATGCGGAGCTTTCCCTCTGATTTAC AATCAATCATTGGCCGTAATGAGTCAGTATCTTTCTTTTGTGGTGTCTGGTTGTACCCGCCTGTACGTCATCtcctggccagcggacgatttAAAAGAAAGT AGCGTGCAGTTCGCAAAATCGATCACCGACGTTCAGTGGTTAGGAAAGCCAAAAGACATGAAAAGCTCCATGCTTATTATGATGCAGAGAAGTCAAAAACCGCTACTTATTAGAATGAGTGGTTTACTACCGCCTCTTACCTTGGAATATTTCGCAAAC tttataactaCAGTATCATCCTACTTCATGGCAATGAGATCAATGATTGAATCGTAA